The following proteins come from a genomic window of Populus nigra chromosome 6, ddPopNigr1.1, whole genome shotgun sequence:
- the LOC133696193 gene encoding exocyst complex component EXO84B-like, with protein MASAKTSSRSRGTSVKENGTKLEDGLNVFKSDRFDADSYIQSKCSLNEKEIRLLCSYLLDLKRTSAEEMRKSVYANYAAFIRTSKEISDLEGELSSIRNLLSTQATLIHGLAEGVNIDSLSLKASEGSMVNELLSNVEDREPSDLEKWSVEFPDMLDVLLAERRVDEALAALDEGDRVAAEAKETESLSPGILRSLEMAITERRQKLADQLAEAACQPSTRSSELRAAISALKKLGDGARAHSLLLNAHLQRYQYNMQSLRPSSTSYGGAYTAALSQIVFSAIAQAASDSLAIFGKEREYRSELVMWATKQTEAFAVLVQRHALASSAAAGGLRAAAECVQIALGHCSLLEARGLALCPVLIKLFRPSVEQALNANIKRIEESTAALAAADDWVLTYPPTSTRQSGRSSVTSLGNAAVFQHKLTSSAHRFNLMVQDFFEDVGPLLSMQLGGQTLEGLFQVFNSYVNMLIKALPGSMEEEANFEGSGNKIVRMAETEAQQIALLANASLLADELLPRAAMKLAPMNQTNHKDDPRRRPLDRQNRHPEQREWRKRLVNSVDRLKDTFCRQHALDLIFTEDGDSHLSAEMYINMVGNADEVDWFPSPIYQELFVKLNGMAAIAAEMFVGRERFATLLLMRLTETVILWLSEDQSFWDDIEEGPRPLGPLGLHQFYLDMKFVMCFASQGRYLSRNLHRVVNEIISKAVAVLSATGMDPDRVLPEDEWFNEICQDAMERLSGKPKAIDGDREVNSPTASVSAQSISSVRSHGSS; from the exons ATGGCTTCAGCGAAGACGAGTAGTCGTTCGCGAGGGACGTCGGTGAAGGAGAACGGCACGAAGCTCGAGGACGGACTCAACGTGTTCAAGTCCGATAGATTCGACGCCGATTCTTATATTCAGTCCAAATGCTCTCTCAACGAGAAG GAAATAAGGCTGTTGTGTTCGTATCTTTTGGATTTAAAGAGAACATCTGCTGAAGAAATGCGGAAAAGTGTTTACGCTAATTATGCTGCGTTTATAAG GACATCGAAGGAGATATCGGATTTGGAAGGGGAGCTTTCATCTATAAGAAACCTGTTGTCCACTCAAGCAACTTTGATTCATGGTTTAGCGGAGGGAGTTAATATTGATTCTTTGTCATTAAAAGCATCTGAAGGGTCTATGGTAAATGAGTTGTTATCGAATGTTGAAGATAGAGAACCATCTGATTTGGAGAAATGGTCAGTTGAGTTCCCTGATATGCTTGATGTTTTGTTAGCTGAGAGGAGAGTGGATGAAGCTCTGGCAGCACTTGATGAAGGAGATCGTGTAGCTGCTGAAGCGAAAGAAACAGAATCATTGAGCCCTGGTATACTTAGGTCTCTGGAGATGGCCATTACTGAACGCAGGCAAAAATTGGCTGATCAGCTTGCTGAAGCTGCTTGCCAACCTTCTACTCGCAGTAGTGAACTTCGTGCGGCTATATCAGCACTTAAAAAGCTTGGGGATGGGGCTCGAGCTCATAGTTTGCTCCTCAATGCACACCTCCAAAGATATCAGTATAATATGCAAAGCCTACGCCCGTCAAGCACCTCATATGGAGGAGCGTATACTGCTGCACTGTCGCAGATAGTGTTTTCTGCTATCGCTCAAGCTGCTAGCGATTCTTTGGCTATTTTTGGCAAGGAACGAGAATATAGGTCTGAGCTTGTGATGTGGGCTACCAAGCAAACAGAGGCCTTTGCTGTTCTTGTTCAAAGACACGCATTGGCATCATCAGCAGCTGCTGGAGGTTTAAGAGCTGCAGCAGAGTGTGTTCAAATAGCTTTAGGTCATTGCTCTCTGTTGGAAGCTCGTGGCTTGGCACTCTGTCCTGTGCTCATAAAACTCTTTAGGCCTAGTGTTGAACAGGCCTTAAATGCTAATATAAAACGAATTGAAGAGAGCACTGCTGCTTTGGCTGCTGCTGATGACTGGGTACTTACTTATCCTCCAACCAGTACTCGACAGTCTGGCAGGTCTTCTGTTACATCTCTTGGCAACGCAGCAGTATTTCAACATAAACTTACAAGCAGCGCCCATCGCTTCAATTTAATGGTCCAG GACTTTTTTGAGGATGTAGGACCACTCTTAAGCATGCAGTTGGGAGGCCAAACACTGGAAGGTTTGTTCCAAGTATTTAACTCATATGTGAACATGCTGATCAAAGCTTTACCAGGTTCGATGGAAGAAGAAGCAAACTTTGAAGGTTCTGGAAATAAAATTGTGCGAATGGCTGAGACCGAAGCCCAGCAAATTGCATTGCTGGCAAATGCTTCATTATTAGCAGATGAACTACTGCCACGTGCAGCCATGAAACTTGCACCTATGAATCAGACTAATCACAAGGATGATCCACGTAGAAGACCCTTAGATAGGCAGAACCGTCATCCTGAGCAACGAGAATGGAGGAAGCGGCTTGTGAATTCAGTTGATAGATTAAAAGATACTTTCTGTCGACAACATGCACTGGATCTCATTTTTACAGAAGATGGTGATAGCCATCTTTCTGCAGAAATGTATATAAACATGGTTGGAAATGCAGATGAAGTGGATTGGTTTCCATCCCCAATATACCAG GAGCTTTTTGTAAAACTGAACGGCATGGCTGCTATAGCAGCAGAGATGTTTGTAGGAAGGGAAAGATTTGCTACATTGCTATTGATGAGACTCACAGAAACAGTCATTTTATGGCTTTCGGAAGATCAAAGTTTTTGGGATGACATCGAGGAAGGCCCGAGGCCTTTAGGCCCTCTTGGTCTACATCAG TTTTATTTGGACATGAAGTTTGTCATGTGCTTTGCTTCCCAAGGACGCTACTTGTCACGAAATTTGCATCGAGTTGTCAATGAAATCATTTCAAAAGCTGTGGCAGTACTCTCTGCAACAGGGATGGATCCAGATAG GGTGCTGCCAGAAGATGAATGGTTTAATGAGATTTGCCAAGATGCAATGGAAAGATTGAGTGGAAAACCAAAAGCCATCGATGGGGATAGAGAAGTTAACAGCCCAACAGCCTCTGTCTCAGCACAATCAATTTCATCGGTCAGATCTCATGGAAGTTCGTAA